Proteins found in one Erythrobacter sp. 3-20A1M genomic segment:
- a CDS encoding class II 3-deoxy-7-phosphoheptulonate synthase, translating into MAREWKPEGWRAHEARHLPRYEDPAALTRAEETLAAYPPLVFAGEARALKADLADVARGEAFLLQGGDCAESFAEFHPNNIRDTFRVILQMAVVLTFAGKLPVVKVGRMAGQFAKPRSSDTETQGDVTLPSYFGDNVNGIEFDPAQRRNDPERMVRAYSQAAATLNLLRAFAGGGYANLRQVHQWTLDFMGRSPWADRFAETADRITEALDFMEACGVDPATVPQLQGTSFYTSHEALLLPYEQAMTRRDSLTGDWYDCSAHLLWIGDRTRFEGSAHIEFARGIGNPLGMKCGPSLEPDALLKLLDTLNPGREAGRITLISRFGHDKVEAGLPRLVRAVQREGHPVVWSCDPMHGNVVKSESGYKTRPFDRIMAEVCGFFAVHRAEGTHAGGIHLEMTGQDVTECVGGAVAITDDALGDRYHTHCDPRLNAAQSIELAFAIADMLRLAATEQQADAA; encoded by the coding sequence ATGGCACGCGAGTGGAAACCCGAAGGCTGGAGAGCGCACGAGGCGCGCCACCTGCCCCGTTACGAAGACCCCGCGGCGCTGACGCGCGCCGAGGAGACGCTCGCGGCCTATCCGCCCCTGGTGTTCGCGGGCGAGGCGCGGGCGCTGAAGGCCGATCTTGCCGATGTCGCGCGCGGGGAGGCGTTCCTGCTGCAGGGCGGCGACTGCGCCGAAAGCTTCGCCGAGTTCCACCCGAACAATATCCGCGACACCTTCCGCGTGATCCTGCAGATGGCGGTCGTGCTGACCTTTGCCGGCAAGCTGCCGGTGGTGAAGGTCGGGCGCATGGCGGGCCAGTTCGCGAAGCCGCGCAGTTCCGACACCGAAACGCAGGGCGATGTGACTTTGCCGAGCTATTTCGGCGACAACGTCAACGGGATCGAGTTCGACCCGGCGCAGCGCCGCAACGATCCCGAACGGATGGTGCGCGCCTATTCGCAGGCCGCGGCGACGCTCAACCTGCTGCGCGCCTTTGCCGGCGGCGGCTACGCAAACCTGCGCCAGGTCCACCAGTGGACACTCGATTTCATGGGCCGCAGCCCGTGGGCCGATCGCTTCGCGGAGACCGCCGACCGGATCACCGAAGCGCTCGATTTCATGGAAGCGTGCGGGGTCGATCCCGCCACCGTGCCGCAATTGCAGGGCACCAGCTTCTACACCAGCCACGAGGCGCTGCTGCTCCCTTACGAGCAGGCGATGACCCGGCGGGATTCGCTGACCGGCGACTGGTACGATTGCTCCGCGCATCTGCTGTGGATCGGCGACCGCACCCGGTTCGAAGGCAGCGCGCATATCGAGTTCGCACGCGGCATCGGCAATCCGCTGGGCATGAAATGCGGCCCGAGCCTGGAGCCGGACGCGCTGCTCAAGCTGCTCGACACGCTCAACCCGGGCCGCGAGGCGGGGCGCATCACGCTCATCAGCCGTTTCGGCCATGACAAGGTGGAGGCGGGGCTGCCCCGGCTGGTCCGCGCGGTGCAGCGGGAAGGGCACCCGGTGGTGTGGAGCTGCGACCCGATGCACGGCAACGTGGTCAAGTCGGAAAGCGGCTACAAGACGCGGCCCTTCGACCGCATAATGGCCGAGGTGTGCGGCTTCTTCGCCGTCCACCGGGCGGAAGGAACCCATGCGGGCGGTATCCATCTGGAAATGACCGGACAGGACGTGACCGAATGCGTCGGCGGCGCGGTGGCGATCACCGACGATGCGCTGGGCGACCGCTACCACACCCATTGCGACCCGCGCCTCAACGCTGCGCAGTCGATCGAACTGGCGTTTGCGATCGCGGACATGCTGCGGCTCGCGGCGACCGAGCAGCAGGCGGACGCGGCTTAG
- a CDS encoding M16 family metallopeptidase, whose protein sequence is MRVALESRKTLFAGQRLAERLPIGTLDKLEAATPKAVKAFHDRWYRPENVVISIAGDVDPKVLAAMIEKYYGDWKVKAKATPAPDFGDPVAPKGVDADNPVGQVAVEVEPDLPRSFTYAVLRPWRKVNDTIEYNEGLMMDQLAQALINRRLEAKARAGGSFLYAQVQQQDVSRSVDGTFVSFAPLTEDWQAALTDVRGVIADALATPPTQEEIDREVSELEVAFKAGVAERDVQAGGALANNIASAVDIRETTASPETVLSVFQGMQAKITPEAILEHTRALFEGDVVRAVYTTPAAGEASDAALRTALLAPVDAASDVRLAARTISFADLPPIGTPGTVVSTTPLGVLGIDRVELSNGVTALLWSNDAEPGRVAVNVRFGSGYRAFDAKDAPYIALGESALIGSGLGDLGQEDLDRLSTGRKLGFDFGIDDANFTFDAQTRKEDLADQLYLFAAKLGMPRWDDNPVLRSQAAARLAYDTFATSPAGLIQRDLDYLLSGKDARYETQTPEMIAQTTPEGFRKVWEPLLKQGPIEVSIFGDFDQAKAIEALENTFGALPPREPIPADASARVPGFPDPQPVTVEYHRGDANQAAALIAWQTGGGIENLRESRQLEILTQLFNNRLLEEMRERAGASYAPVVRSDWPVDVPSGGNIAAFAQLRPQDVPVFFAAAQSIAEDLAKNPPSADELERVTEPLRQQVMRASTGNTFWMWQLAGASTDPRRVALTRSLLVDYSQTTPERMQALAQKYLGDRAGYRAAFIPEGQTLATALPTGTKAAEALSSR, encoded by the coding sequence ATGCGCGTCGCCCTCGAATCCCGCAAGACGCTGTTCGCCGGGCAACGGCTGGCCGAACGGCTTCCGATCGGGACCTTGGACAAGCTGGAGGCGGCGACTCCCAAGGCCGTGAAGGCTTTTCACGATCGCTGGTACCGGCCTGAAAACGTCGTGATTTCGATCGCCGGCGATGTCGATCCGAAGGTCCTGGCGGCCATGATCGAGAAATATTACGGCGACTGGAAGGTGAAGGCGAAAGCGACTCCTGCGCCCGATTTCGGCGATCCGGTCGCGCCCAAAGGTGTCGATGCCGACAACCCGGTGGGTCAGGTCGCGGTCGAGGTCGAGCCCGATCTGCCGCGCAGCTTCACCTATGCCGTCCTGCGTCCGTGGCGCAAGGTGAACGATACGATCGAATACAACGAAGGGCTGATGATGGATCAGCTCGCGCAGGCACTCATCAACCGGCGGTTGGAGGCGAAGGCGCGGGCGGGCGGCAGCTTCCTCTATGCCCAGGTGCAGCAGCAGGACGTCAGCCGCAGCGTCGACGGAACCTTCGTCTCCTTCGCCCCGCTGACCGAGGACTGGCAAGCGGCGCTGACGGATGTGCGCGGCGTGATCGCCGATGCGCTCGCGACGCCACCGACGCAGGAGGAAATCGATCGCGAGGTGTCCGAACTGGAGGTCGCGTTCAAGGCCGGGGTGGCCGAGCGCGACGTGCAGGCCGGGGGCGCGCTGGCCAACAATATCGCCAGCGCGGTCGATATCCGCGAGACCACCGCATCGCCCGAGACCGTGCTGTCCGTGTTCCAGGGCATGCAGGCCAAGATCACGCCCGAGGCGATCCTGGAGCACACTCGCGCCCTGTTCGAAGGGGACGTCGTGCGCGCCGTGTATACGACGCCTGCCGCCGGAGAGGCGAGCGACGCGGCCCTGCGCACCGCGTTGCTGGCTCCGGTCGATGCGGCGAGCGACGTGCGCCTCGCAGCGCGCACCATCTCCTTCGCCGACCTGCCGCCGATCGGTACGCCGGGTACGGTCGTTTCCACCACGCCGCTGGGCGTTCTGGGGATCGACCGGGTCGAGCTTTCCAACGGGGTGACCGCGCTGCTGTGGTCCAACGATGCGGAGCCGGGCCGCGTTGCGGTCAACGTGCGCTTCGGTTCGGGCTATCGCGCCTTCGACGCGAAGGACGCACCCTATATCGCCCTGGGCGAGAGCGCGCTGATCGGCTCGGGCCTCGGCGATCTTGGTCAGGAGGACCTCGATCGTCTCTCCACCGGGCGCAAGCTCGGCTTCGATTTCGGGATCGACGATGCCAATTTCACCTTCGACGCGCAGACGCGGAAGGAGGACCTGGCCGACCAGCTCTATCTGTTCGCGGCGAAGCTGGGCATGCCGCGCTGGGACGATAACCCGGTGCTGCGCTCGCAGGCGGCGGCACGGCTGGCCTACGATACCTTCGCGACCAGCCCGGCCGGACTGATCCAGCGCGATCTGGATTATCTGCTGAGCGGCAAGGACGCGCGTTACGAGACGCAGACGCCCGAAATGATTGCGCAGACCACGCCCGAGGGCTTCCGCAAGGTGTGGGAGCCGCTGTTGAAGCAGGGCCCGATCGAGGTCTCGATCTTCGGCGATTTTGACCAGGCGAAGGCGATCGAGGCGCTGGAGAACACCTTCGGCGCGCTGCCGCCGCGAGAGCCGATTCCCGCCGATGCGTCGGCGCGGGTGCCGGGCTTCCCCGATCCCCAGCCGGTGACGGTCGAGTATCATCGCGGCGATGCCAACCAGGCGGCGGCGCTGATCGCGTGGCAGACCGGCGGCGGGATCGAGAACCTGCGGGAATCGCGCCAGCTCGAAATCCTGACGCAGCTGTTCAACAACCGCCTGCTGGAAGAGATGCGCGAACGGGCGGGGGCGAGCTATGCCCCGGTGGTGCGCAGCGACTGGCCGGTCGATGTCCCCTCCGGTGGCAATATCGCGGCCTTCGCGCAGTTGCGGCCGCAGGACGTTCCGGTCTTCTTTGCCGCCGCGCAATCGATCGCGGAGGACCTCGCCAAGAACCCGCCCTCCGCCGACGAGCTGGAGCGGGTGACCGAACCGCTTCGCCAGCAGGTCATGCGCGCATCCACCGGCAACACCTTCTGGATGTGGCAGCTGGCAGGGGCGAGCACGGACCCGCGCCGCGTCGCGCTGACCCGCAGCCTGCTGGTCGATTATTCGCAGACCACGCCGGAGCGGATGCAGGCGCTGGCGCAGAAATATCTGGGCGACCGGGCAGGTTATCGCGCGGCCTTCATCCCGGAAGGGCAGACGCTGGCGACCGCGCTGCCGACCGGCACGAAGGCGGCGGAGGCACTCTCGAGCCGCTAG
- a CDS encoding insulinase family protein: MNRFSRAARPFAALVSFALLTAPAAAQDVAPQPQDLAPQPIALPEPTSIQGPDETPWLYEGSDIPVDREWVFGKLDNGLRYAVRHNGVPPGQVSIRIRIDAGSLYEKDSEQGFAHLIEHMTFRQSTYLGFGEAIPTWQRLGASFGTDTNAQTSPTQTLFSLDLPDITPTKLDDSMRYLSGMIRAPSSTTRLWPPISPSCSPKCARAAARACASPSNPARRCSPGNGWPNGFRSGPWTSWRRRLPRP; this comes from the coding sequence ATGAATCGTTTCTCGCGCGCCGCCCGGCCGTTCGCCGCCCTTGTTTCCTTCGCGTTGCTGACCGCCCCCGCCGCGGCGCAGGATGTTGCGCCGCAACCCCAGGATCTGGCGCCGCAACCCATTGCGTTGCCCGAGCCGACATCGATCCAGGGCCCCGACGAGACGCCCTGGCTGTACGAAGGCAGCGACATCCCGGTCGATCGCGAGTGGGTGTTCGGCAAGCTCGACAACGGCCTGCGCTATGCCGTGCGGCATAACGGCGTGCCGCCGGGCCAGGTCTCCATCCGCATCCGGATCGACGCCGGCTCGCTTTACGAAAAGGATAGCGAGCAGGGCTTCGCGCACCTCATCGAGCACATGACCTTCCGCCAGAGCACCTATCTCGGCTTCGGCGAGGCGATCCCGACCTGGCAGCGCCTAGGTGCGAGCTTCGGCACCGACACCAATGCGCAGACCAGCCCCACGCAGACGCTGTTCAGCCTCGACCTGCCCGACATTACGCCGACCAAGCTCGACGACAGCATGCGCTATCTTTCGGGCATGATCCGCGCCCCGTCTTCAACGACGAGACTCTGGCCGCCGATCTCCCCATCGTGCTCGCCGAAATGCGCGAGGGCGGCGGCCCGGGCATGCGCGTCGCCCTCGAATCCCGCAAGACGCTGTTCGCCGGGCAACGGCTGGCCGAACGGCTTCCGATCGGGACCTTGGACAAGCTGGAGGCGGCGACTCCCAAGGCCGTGA
- a CDS encoding NifU family protein, producing MFIETETTPNPATLKFLPQREVMPSGTREFANPEDAEASPLAQALFDTGEVTNVLFGGDFISVSKAPGVEWTDLKPQVVAILLDHFVSQAPLFAAGSAAGISVPAEDAMVVEEDPADADIVAQINELLDTRVRPAVAGDGGDISYRGFRDGVVYLGMQGACAGCPSSTATLKHGIEGLLKHYVPEVTEVRAA from the coding sequence ATGTTCATAGAGACCGAAACCACGCCCAACCCGGCCACGCTGAAATTCCTCCCCCAGCGCGAGGTGATGCCGTCGGGCACCCGCGAATTCGCCAATCCGGAGGATGCGGAGGCGAGCCCACTCGCCCAGGCGTTGTTCGACACCGGCGAGGTGACCAATGTGCTGTTCGGCGGTGACTTCATCTCGGTTTCGAAGGCCCCCGGCGTCGAATGGACCGACCTGAAACCGCAAGTGGTCGCGATCCTGCTCGACCATTTCGTCAGCCAGGCGCCGCTGTTCGCCGCTGGCAGCGCGGCGGGCATCTCGGTCCCGGCAGAGGATGCAATGGTGGTCGAGGAAGATCCCGCCGATGCCGATATCGTCGCGCAGATCAACGAATTGCTCGATACGCGCGTGCGCCCCGCGGTCGCGGGTGATGGCGGCGACATTTCCTATCGCGGCTTCCGCGACGGTGTGGTCTATCTCGGCATGCAGGGCGCGTGCGCCGGCTGTCCCAGTTCCACCGCCACGCTCAAGCACGGGATCGAAGGGCTGCTGAAGCACTACGTGCCCGAAGTCACCGAAGTGCGCGCCGCCTGA
- a CDS encoding malonic semialdehyde reductase — MTEQLHDTVLSDAALAQLFTEARSYNGWLDKEVSEDQIRRIYDLLKMGPTSANQQPGRFIWCHSAEAKDRLAAHASEGNKDKVKTAPWCVIIGYDIDFHEQLPWLFPHTDAKSWFEGDVEGRIAHAKRNSALQGAYLMLAARALGLDCGPMSGVDLDAVTEDFFADEPQYRADWICSIGYGDKSTIFDRSPRPDFERFNTIV; from the coding sequence ATGACCGAACAACTCCACGATACCGTCTTGTCCGACGCCGCGCTCGCGCAGCTCTTCACCGAAGCGCGCAGCTATAATGGCTGGCTCGACAAGGAAGTGAGCGAAGACCAGATCAGGCGGATCTACGACCTCCTGAAGATGGGGCCTACTTCTGCGAACCAGCAGCCCGGCCGGTTCATCTGGTGCCACTCGGCCGAGGCGAAGGACCGGCTCGCTGCCCACGCATCGGAAGGCAACAAGGACAAGGTCAAGACCGCACCGTGGTGCGTAATCATCGGTTACGACATCGATTTCCATGAGCAATTGCCGTGGCTGTTCCCCCACACCGACGCCAAAAGCTGGTTCGAAGGCGACGTCGAGGGCCGCATCGCGCACGCGAAGCGCAATTCCGCGTTGCAGGGGGCCTATCTGATGCTGGCGGCACGCGCGCTGGGCCTCGATTGCGGGCCCATGTCAGGCGTCGACCTGGACGCGGTGACGGAGGATTTCTTCGCCGACGAGCCGCAATATCGCGCCGACTGGATCTGCTCCATCGGCTATGGCGACAAGTCGACCATCTTCGATCGCAGTCCGCGCCCCGATTTCGAGCGCTTCAACACCATCGTCTGA
- the tsaB gene encoding tRNA (adenosine(37)-N6)-threonylcarbamoyltransferase complex dimerization subunit type 1 TsaB encodes MESPRTLVIECATEACSIALVEGERVVAHDHRVLGRGHAEQLVPMIAALPERGKAARIAISLGPGSFTGVRIGVATGRALGVAWGAHVVGFPTLALVAAMVRREHGNQPVGVAMTGGHGEWFVQEFDTGGLPATDLLSLPPEAAARELRPPLVAGSQAEPLVAARGQGSALSLLPDASAFSALPTMLLTDRVAPIYGRAPDARPAAPRP; translated from the coding sequence ATGGAGAGCCCCCGGACCCTCGTGATCGAGTGCGCGACCGAGGCGTGTTCGATCGCCCTGGTCGAAGGCGAGCGGGTGGTCGCGCATGACCATCGCGTGCTTGGCCGCGGGCACGCCGAACAGCTCGTGCCGATGATCGCCGCGCTGCCCGAACGCGGGAAGGCGGCGCGAATCGCGATCTCGCTGGGACCGGGCAGCTTCACCGGCGTACGCATCGGCGTCGCAACGGGCCGCGCCCTCGGTGTTGCCTGGGGTGCGCATGTGGTCGGCTTCCCCACCCTCGCCCTCGTCGCCGCAATGGTGCGGCGGGAGCATGGCAATCAGCCCGTCGGCGTGGCGATGACGGGCGGGCACGGAGAGTGGTTCGTGCAGGAATTCGACACCGGGGGCTTACCCGCTACCGATCTTCTCTCGCTTCCTCCCGAAGCCGCCGCGCGCGAGCTGCGTCCGCCGCTGGTCGCCGGATCGCAGGCGGAGCCGCTGGTTGCTGCCCGGGGGCAGGGATCGGCCTTGTCACTATTGCCGGACGCCTCGGCTTTCTCCGCGCTCCCCACCATGCTCCTGACCGATCGCGTGGCGCCGATTTACGGTCGCGCGCCCGATGCGCGGCCGGCCGCCCCTCGGCCATGA
- a CDS encoding GNAT family N-acetyltransferase → MTFPPQDDIDRIMAVMERAFDPHWGEAWTRRQVEDSLRFAHTHYYLLPDGDGDGNRRADAFALVRSAPGEEEVLLLAVTPDRQRRGLGRQVLHQVIAAARAREAESLFLEMRENNPAADFYRAAGFEPIGRRKGYYRTGNGQVLDAVTLRLAIASPSI, encoded by the coding sequence ATGACCTTTCCGCCGCAGGACGATATCGATCGCATCATGGCAGTCATGGAGCGCGCGTTCGATCCGCACTGGGGCGAAGCGTGGACGCGCCGCCAGGTCGAAGACTCGCTGCGTTTCGCCCATACACATTACTATTTGCTGCCGGACGGAGATGGTGACGGGAACAGGCGCGCGGATGCTTTCGCCCTGGTCCGGTCGGCCCCTGGGGAGGAGGAAGTGCTGCTACTGGCCGTCACCCCCGACCGGCAGCGGCGCGGACTGGGCCGCCAGGTGCTGCACCAAGTAATCGCGGCGGCGCGTGCCCGCGAAGCGGAATCGCTTTTCCTCGAGATGCGCGAGAACAATCCCGCTGCCGATTTCTATCGTGCGGCGGGTTTCGAGCCGATCGGACGGCGTAAAGGCTATTATCGAACCGGGAATGGCCAGGTGCTGGACGCGGTTACTTTGCGCCTGGCGATCGCCTCGCCATCGATTTGA
- a CDS encoding MucR family transcriptional regulator, translated as MDQLDHDLNETLITLTSDIVAAHVSNNNVAVEDVPSLITNVYGALSGLGGEDDGQEEPPEPAVSVRASVKPDYLICLEDGKKLKMLKRYLRTNYDMSPEEYRARWNLPSDYPMVAPNYAEKRRELAKKIGLGRTPGQKRGRKKKTES; from the coding sequence ATGGACCAATTAGATCACGATCTTAACGAAACGTTGATCACTCTCACCTCCGACATCGTTGCGGCGCATGTCAGCAACAATAATGTCGCGGTAGAAGACGTGCCCTCGCTGATTACCAATGTTTATGGTGCACTGTCCGGGCTGGGTGGCGAAGACGACGGTCAGGAAGAACCGCCCGAACCCGCGGTGTCCGTCCGCGCTTCGGTCAAGCCGGACTACCTTATCTGTCTGGAAGACGGCAAGAAGCTCAAGATGCTGAAGCGGTATCTTCGCACCAATTACGATATGAGCCCGGAAGAATACCGCGCGCGCTGGAACCTGCCCAGCGACTATCCGATGGTCGCGCCCAACTACGCCGAGAAGCGCCGGGAACTGGCCAAGAAGATCGGCCTGGGCCGCACCCCGGGTCAGAAGCGCGGTCGCAAGAAGAAGACCGAGAGCTGA